A window of the Brumimicrobium sp. genome harbors these coding sequences:
- a CDS encoding sensor histidine kinase, with translation MLDFLRPPIVESDNFQKQIKTKFVWRIVLLTTIGIGILSIMSLIFGPAYFYLFISAFVFSLICLIALSKVGPNYHIVVSIMYIGIIGAQFKTILIPEDAHFIESLYSVLIALFAFFTLGKWWGYFYLLLTAALYIMFFNFHYLTIEEFEVILQNNSLRGNSMEFIISMFLLGYVMFHYEKLNEHAKELYTGAIANLRKEKGIVEEQNKEKTVMLQEIHHRVKNNLQVIVSLLRMQSDTLSSAEAKMNFSTAINRIITMSLVHQKMYEKDSLKEINLHDYIESLVKDIISVYNTKNDISYKLSTELESLNPEKIVPLGLILNELISNSLKYSFEKDGRIEITISSKIDSDFTMLYYDNGHWNEDDKDTSFGLDLVDVFTDQLDGIYECKVTELGTYYYFKLKDSEPRRLFEGD, from the coding sequence ATGTTAGACTTTTTAAGACCTCCCATAGTAGAATCAGATAATTTCCAGAAACAAATTAAAACCAAATTTGTATGGAGAATTGTGTTATTGACAACTATTGGAATAGGCATTCTTTCTATTATGTCTCTTATTTTTGGTCCTGCTTATTTTTATTTGTTTATATCAGCATTCGTTTTCTCACTTATATGTCTAATAGCTCTCAGTAAGGTTGGTCCTAATTATCATATTGTTGTTAGTATTATGTATATTGGAATTATTGGAGCTCAATTTAAAACTATTTTAATTCCAGAAGATGCTCATTTTATTGAATCTTTATATTCTGTATTAATTGCCTTATTTGCATTTTTCACATTAGGTAAATGGTGGGGTTATTTCTATCTCTTGCTAACGGCTGCACTTTACATCATGTTCTTTAACTTCCATTATCTAACAATTGAAGAATTTGAGGTTATTTTACAGAACAATTCTTTACGTGGAAATTCAATGGAGTTTATTATTTCCATGTTTCTTTTAGGATATGTTATGTTCCATTATGAGAAATTAAACGAACATGCCAAAGAACTTTATACTGGAGCTATTGCTAACCTTCGCAAAGAGAAAGGTATTGTAGAGGAGCAAAATAAGGAAAAGACAGTTATGCTCCAAGAAATACATCATCGTGTAAAAAATAACCTTCAAGTGATTGTAAGTTTATTGAGAATGCAATCTGATACACTTTCCTCTGCTGAGGCTAAGATGAATTTTTCTACTGCTATAAATAGAATTATAACTATGTCTTTGGTTCATCAGAAAATGTATGAAAAGGATTCTCTAAAGGAAATAAATCTTCATGATTATATCGAAAGTTTAGTAAAGGATATTATTTCAGTGTATAATACAAAGAATGATATTTCTTATAAACTGTCAACAGAATTGGAATCTCTAAATCCTGAAAAAATAGTTCCTTTAGGACTCATCTTAAATGAGTTAATAAGCAACTCATTAAAGTATTCTTTTGAAAAAGATGGACGAATTGAAATTACAATTTCATCTAAGATTGATTCCGATTTCACTATGTTGTATTATGATAATGGTCACTGGAATGAGGATGATAAAGACACTTCCTTTGGGTTAGATTTGGTGGATGTTTTTACAGATCAACTAGATGGAATTTATGAATGCAAGGTAACAGAATTGGGAACTTATTATTATTTTAAATTAAAAGATTCAGAACCAAGGCGATTATTTGAAGGCGATTAG
- a CDS encoding sensor histidine kinase, whose amino-acid sequence MIVIILTTHFVLGIKWGRFYILLTSIVYFLYFNFFFLDTEGFKIILQPHTLFIYTIEFIITLFLIGFIMYNYETLNEKIISKYTDAFYELKDEKIVVEKQNQEKAILLQEIHHRVKNNFQIIVSLLRMQSNTIEDEETRDSFQQAINRIATMSLVHQKLYESTSLAEVNLNEYLEKLVHEIMNSYSVQGNITYSVHSEIENFDSEKIVMLGLIINELVSNSLKYAFKGEGNINIHIFRSEEGSVQLNYSDNGKWLKKPNNQAFGIKLIDIFIEQLDGTYERMIKENGTFYYFKLRNII is encoded by the coding sequence ATGATAGTCATTATTTTAACTACTCATTTTGTGTTGGGGATTAAATGGGGTAGATTCTATATATTATTAACAAGTATTGTATATTTTTTATATTTTAATTTTTTCTTCCTCGATACAGAAGGCTTCAAAATTATTTTACAACCACATACATTATTCATTTATACGATTGAATTCATAATTACACTTTTTTTGATTGGTTTTATTATGTACAACTATGAAACTTTAAATGAAAAAATTATTTCAAAATATACAGATGCATTCTATGAATTAAAGGATGAAAAGATAGTGGTTGAAAAACAGAATCAAGAAAAGGCAATACTTCTTCAAGAAATTCATCATCGCGTCAAAAATAATTTTCAAATAATTGTCAGTTTATTAAGAATGCAGTCTAATACCATTGAAGATGAAGAAACACGTGACAGTTTTCAGCAGGCAATTAATCGAATAGCAACCATGTCTCTTGTACATCAAAAACTATATGAGAGTACTTCCCTTGCAGAAGTGAATTTGAACGAGTATTTAGAGAAATTAGTTCACGAGATCATGAATTCATATAGTGTCCAAGGAAATATCACTTATTCTGTTCATTCTGAAATTGAAAACTTTGATTCGGAAAAAATAGTGATGTTGGGACTCATTATTAATGAATTAGTAAGTAATTCATTAAAATATGCATTTAAAGGAGAAGGAAATATTAATATTCATATTTTCAGAAGTGAAGAAGGAAGCGTCCAATTAAATTATAGTGATAATGGGAAGTGGCTTAAGAAGCCTAACAATCAGGCTTTTGGAATAAAATTAATAGATATTTTTATTGAACAGTTGGATGGAACGTATGAGCGTATGATTAAAGAAAATGGAACTTTTTATTACTTTAAATTAAGAAATATCATATAG
- a CDS encoding sensor histidine kinase: MRNFIKHNIQFDDFHAQARFELAWRLLLLFLVAVFSLTIFSISTNSYFSNYYICGLAVLLGTKILLERYPLHFKLIMNLLFILLVTLIYISTILVSDTLHFSFPIMIMMISLAAYFVLGNFWGSFYLALDAILFYIYFQILLPDIEEFQHILSTRLLLSISIEFLLVAFTFGFILHHYFVWSRFVDQSQIHAITDLNNKKDDVERQNNEKIVLIQEIHHRVKNNLQVIISLLRMQSGLLDSGEARENFEIAVNRIRTLSLVHQKMYENRSINEINIKEYLEKLTEDLFSAQNPDMDIVYSIDIKLENLDFDRIIALGLILNELIVNSLKYSIQEPRIISVDISNKHNSQFSMIYSDSYFENKDKEEEVIEAQFIDIFIEQLDGNYIKNHKESGIVFTFTLYDK, translated from the coding sequence ATGCGTAATTTTATAAAACATAATATACAATTTGATGATTTCCATGCTCAAGCTAGGTTTGAACTTGCGTGGAGATTATTGCTACTATTTTTAGTAGCTGTTTTTAGCTTAACTATTTTTAGTATTAGTACCAATTCTTATTTTTCCAACTATTATATCTGTGGATTAGCTGTTTTGTTGGGAACAAAAATATTATTAGAACGCTATCCTTTACATTTTAAGTTGATAATGAATTTGTTATTCATATTACTGGTAACACTTATTTATATTTCTACCATTCTTGTTTCTGATACGCTCCATTTTTCTTTCCCTATTATGATTATGATGATATCACTAGCAGCCTATTTTGTTTTAGGAAATTTCTGGGGGAGTTTTTATTTAGCGTTGGATGCTATCTTATTTTATATTTATTTTCAAATTTTATTGCCTGATATTGAAGAGTTTCAACATATCTTGAGTACACGACTCTTATTATCTATTTCTATTGAATTCTTATTAGTTGCTTTTACGTTTGGGTTTATACTACATCATTATTTTGTATGGAGTAGGTTTGTGGATCAGTCACAGATTCATGCTATTACTGATTTGAATAACAAGAAAGATGATGTAGAGCGACAGAATAACGAAAAAATTGTGCTTATTCAGGAAATTCATCACCGTGTGAAAAATAACCTACAAGTAATCATTAGCCTATTAAGAATGCAATCAGGACTGTTAGATTCTGGAGAAGCTAGAGAAAATTTTGAGATTGCTGTCAATAGAATCAGAACCCTATCTTTAGTACATCAAAAAATGTATGAAAACAGGTCAATCAATGAAATTAATATAAAGGAATATCTTGAAAAGTTAACTGAAGATTTATTCTCAGCACAAAATCCAGATATGGATATTGTTTATTCTATTGATATAAAACTAGAGAATTTAGATTTTGATCGTATTATTGCTCTTGGGTTAATTTTGAATGAATTGATAGTAAATTCATTAAAATATTCTATACAAGAACCTCGTATTATAAGTGTGGATATTAGTAATAAACACAATAGTCAATTTAGTATGATATATTCTGATAGTTATTTTGAAAATAAGGATAAAGAAGAAGAAGTTATAGAGGCACAATTTATAGATATTTTTATAGAGCAATTAGACGGAAATTATATTAAAAACCACAAAGAATCTGGAATAGTATTTACCTTTACGTTATACGATAAATAA
- a CDS encoding sensor histidine kinase encodes MEQKFSLQTSRAKFIRWMILIISICILLFSLMAAIVKPHLFYLFLIGTLISVISLLALKKFHNSYPIILNIYYLGLMSIVIIAIFGTSGSFNLVRIVWLTLFTLFAFLTLDNKWGWFYLAVTIVTTVLYLNFFFIDIEDYRKILSNGSIPMDTFEFIGTMIFLGLIMYSFEKLNKEGITKYYETIQQLEDGKSIIMAQNNEKTVLLGELHHRVKNNLQIVVSLLRIQEENLKSEDAKKSFQDAIQRIVTMSLIHQKMYETKLGGEVKLEDYIKDLIQNILASYSIQHIKTIVDIHLDHLNVNRIVPLGLILNELITNTLKHAFKDFQDAEIVIKISSINQLKFTLIYSDNGIWKESMKESLGKDLIEIFSSQLDGKYEREINEKGTFYYFTLYDE; translated from the coding sequence ATGGAACAGAAATTTTCTCTGCAAACCTCAAGAGCTAAATTTATTCGTTGGATGATTCTAATAATTAGTATCTGTATCCTATTGTTTTCATTAATGGCCGCGATTGTTAAACCACACCTTTTTTATCTTTTTCTTATTGGAACACTCATCTCTGTTATTAGTCTATTAGCACTCAAGAAATTCCATAATTCATATCCTATTATTCTAAATATATATTATTTAGGTCTAATGAGTATTGTTATCATAGCCATTTTTGGAACAAGTGGGAGTTTTAATTTAGTGCGTATTGTTTGGTTGACCCTTTTTACGCTGTTTGCTTTCTTAACCTTAGATAATAAATGGGGGTGGTTCTATTTAGCTGTTACTATTGTAACGACAGTCTTATATCTAAATTTCTTTTTTATTGATATAGAAGATTATAGAAAGATATTATCTAATGGATCTATTCCAATGGACACGTTTGAGTTTATTGGAACTATGATTTTTTTGGGATTGATTATGTATAGTTTTGAGAAATTAAATAAAGAAGGAATAACAAAATATTACGAAACAATACAACAATTAGAGGATGGAAAGTCTATTATTATGGCACAGAATAATGAGAAGACCGTACTATTGGGTGAATTACATCATCGCGTAAAAAATAATCTTCAAATTGTTGTTAGTTTATTGCGTATTCAAGAAGAAAACTTAAAATCAGAAGATGCCAAGAAGAGTTTCCAAGACGCTATTCAGCGAATTGTTACTATGTCATTGATACATCAGAAAATGTATGAAACAAAATTAGGAGGTGAAGTTAAACTAGAAGACTATATAAAGGATCTTATCCAAAATATTCTAGCTTCTTATTCCATCCAGCATATTAAAACGATTGTGGATATTCATTTAGATCATCTAAATGTGAATCGTATTGTGCCTTTGGGATTAATCCTAAACGAATTAATAACAAATACATTAAAACATGCTTTTAAAGATTTCCAGGATGCAGAAATTGTAATTAAAATATCATCAATCAATCAATTGAAATTCACACTCATATATTCTGATAATGGGATTTGGAAAGAAAGCATGAAGGAATCATTGGGAAAAGATTTAATAGAAATTTTTAGTAGCCAATTAGATGGGAAATATGAACGCGAAATTAACGAAAAAGGAACTTTTTATTATTTTACCTTATATGATGAATAG
- a CDS encoding sensor histidine kinase, with translation MGNILSNEKRFLFFKRLQTDFQDYREIAKFDFVWTICVFYVVCSGILVILAYLINDPFAHYFLLAFLFALLCYFMLKRFIYHYRYVINGLCFSITMIQYIALLTVRNDPHMLESVWMLVVALTAFFTLGRLWGSIYLFLNVLLYAIFFNFLYIEASEVEIIKNSNTLKENTFEYCVAIFIIGYIMFRYIKYNKQISNMHQEAILSLTLEKKNVEQKNKEAVVLLQEIHHRVKNNLQVIVSLLRIQSSGLQVEEAQESFHKAINRIMTMSLIHQKMYENKSLINIDLQDYIEKLLNDVISANSTKGDVKYMVNIHMKTLDPDRIVPLGLILNELISNSLKYAFEENGKIEISIYEGENQDFSMIYSDNGIWQKSSREDSFGIQLIDIFTEQLEGTYERIIDSQGTHYKFQFG, from the coding sequence TTGGGCAATATATTATCAAATGAAAAACGTTTTCTCTTTTTTAAGAGATTACAGACTGATTTTCAAGATTATCGAGAAATTGCAAAATTTGATTTTGTATGGACTATTTGTGTATTTTATGTAGTTTGTTCAGGAATATTAGTCATTCTCGCATATCTAATCAACGACCCGTTTGCGCACTATTTCTTATTGGCTTTTTTGTTTGCCTTGTTATGTTACTTCATGTTAAAAAGATTCATCTATCACTATAGGTATGTGATAAATGGACTTTGTTTTTCTATAACTATGATCCAGTATATTGCTCTGTTAACCGTACGCAATGATCCACACATGTTGGAATCTGTGTGGATGTTAGTAGTTGCTCTTACTGCTTTTTTCACGCTTGGTCGTCTTTGGGGAAGTATTTATCTCTTTTTAAATGTTCTTTTATATGCTATATTCTTTAACTTTCTATATATAGAAGCTTCCGAAGTTGAAATTATCAAGAATTCAAATACTTTAAAAGAAAATACATTTGAGTATTGTGTTGCCATTTTCATTATTGGTTATATCATGTTTAGGTATATTAAATACAATAAACAGATCTCTAATATGCACCAAGAAGCAATTTTAAGCCTAACACTAGAAAAAAAGAATGTAGAACAAAAGAATAAAGAGGCGGTAGTATTACTTCAAGAAATACATCATCGCGTAAAAAACAATTTGCAAGTAATAGTTAGTCTTTTGAGAATACAATCGAGTGGGTTACAAGTTGAAGAAGCACAAGAAAGTTTTCATAAAGCGATTAATCGTATTATGACAATGTCTTTAATACACCAAAAAATGTATGAAAATAAGTCCTTAATAAACATTGATCTACAAGATTATATTGAGAAATTATTGAATGATGTAATTAGTGCTAATTCGACAAAAGGAGATGTGAAGTATATGGTTAATATTCATATGAAGACACTCGATCCAGATAGGATTGTTCCTTTAGGTTTAATTTTAAATGAATTAATTAGCAATTCATTAAAATATGCTTTTGAGGAGAACGGAAAAATTGAAATTTCAATTTATGAGGGAGAGAATCAAGATTTTTCTATGATATACTCTGATAATGGAATATGGCAAAAGAGTAGTAGGGAAGATTCCTTTGGGATACAATTAATTGACATATTTACTGAACAATTAGAAGGGACATATGAGCGAATTATCGATAGCCAAGGGACACATTATAAATTTCAATTTGGATAA
- a CDS encoding cystathionine gamma-synthase: protein MQQKYTRFGTKAIHAGVEPDSATGAIMTPIYQTSTYAQEKVGVHKGYEYSRTQNPTRHALEKAIAALENGNFGACFGSGLAAMDTVVKLLNPGDELISTSDLYGGSYRIFKTIFEKYGIKFHFINMNDLSLLEKTINSNTKMIWAETPTNPMMNVIDIEAVAKIAKKSNILLAVDNTFASPYLQNPLNLGADIVMHSVTKYLGGHSDVVMGALVVNDEKLAAEIYRIQNSCGAVTAPMDSFLVLRGIKTLHLRMERHCQNGEKVAHFLKTQPKIDKVYWTGFPENPGYETAKKQMRGFGGMISFSLKGDNMKDAHAIMEKFKVFTIAESLGGVESLACHPATMTHAAIPEKERQAAGIVDSLIRLSVGVEDVEDLLDDLKQALA, encoded by the coding sequence ATGCAACAAAAATATACCCGTTTTGGAACCAAAGCAATTCATGCCGGCGTAGAGCCTGATTCAGCAACTGGAGCTATTATGACTCCTATTTATCAAACAAGTACGTATGCTCAAGAAAAAGTGGGTGTACACAAAGGATATGAATATTCCAGAACACAAAACCCAACTAGACATGCACTAGAGAAAGCTATTGCGGCTTTGGAAAACGGAAATTTTGGGGCTTGTTTCGGTAGTGGCTTAGCTGCTATGGATACCGTTGTTAAATTATTAAATCCAGGAGATGAATTAATCTCTACATCCGATTTATATGGAGGTTCTTATCGAATCTTTAAAACCATTTTTGAAAAATATGGAATCAAATTCCATTTTATAAATATGAATGATTTGTCTTTATTAGAAAAGACTATTAATTCAAACACAAAGATGATTTGGGCGGAAACTCCTACCAATCCAATGATGAATGTAATTGATATTGAAGCTGTAGCAAAAATTGCCAAAAAATCTAATATCTTATTAGCTGTTGATAATACATTTGCTTCTCCTTATTTACAAAATCCATTGAACTTAGGGGCTGACATAGTAATGCATTCTGTTACAAAATATTTAGGAGGACACTCCGATGTAGTCATGGGAGCACTTGTTGTAAATGATGAAAAATTGGCCGCTGAGATATACAGAATTCAGAATAGTTGTGGGGCTGTTACAGCTCCCATGGATTCTTTCTTGGTATTACGAGGAATCAAAACTCTTCATCTAAGAATGGAAAGACATTGCCAAAATGGGGAAAAAGTAGCTCACTTCTTAAAAACTCAACCCAAAATAGATAAAGTTTACTGGACAGGATTCCCTGAAAATCCAGGCTACGAAACTGCAAAGAAGCAAATGCGTGGTTTTGGCGGAATGATTTCTTTCTCATTAAAAGGAGATAATATGAAAGACGCCCATGCTATTATGGAAAAATTTAAGGTGTTTACCATTGCAGAATCGCTTGGTGGCGTTGAATCTCTTGCATGCCACCCGGCTACTATGACACATGCAGCTATCCCTGAAAAAGAAAGACAAGCCGCAGGTATCGTAGATTCTCTTATCAGATTAAGTGTAGGAGTTGAAGATGTAGAAGATCTACTGGATGATTTGAAACAAGCATTAGCATAA
- a CDS encoding TrkA family potassium uptake protein, which produces MSNNKFAVIGIGRYGANIARRLAERGSQVFAFDINENKIEDIKEDVAYAVTLNSMDFRAISSQKLDDMDAVVVAIGENFEATVLTSVHLLDLGVKRIIARANGEDQKLILEKIGVKEILAPEDEVAFLVCEKLLTPSVLSFLQLSDEYEIAEIKPPKGTLGRTIDDIDFRNKYQLTLVTMRREYDIKKKGQYEVEQHVIGVPKGDTIIESRDTLVLFGTTKHVKRFIEVNEA; this is translated from the coding sequence ATGAGCAATAATAAATTTGCAGTTATAGGAATTGGTAGATACGGGGCAAATATCGCCCGTAGATTAGCTGAAAGAGGTTCACAAGTATTTGCTTTCGATATAAACGAAAATAAAATTGAAGATATCAAAGAGGATGTGGCTTATGCGGTTACCTTAAACAGTATGGACTTTCGCGCCATCTCTTCACAGAAATTGGATGATATGGATGCAGTTGTTGTAGCCATTGGTGAAAATTTCGAAGCTACTGTTTTAACTTCTGTACACTTACTGGATTTAGGTGTTAAAAGAATTATTGCTCGTGCCAACGGAGAAGATCAAAAATTAATTTTGGAGAAGATTGGAGTCAAAGAAATCTTAGCTCCTGAAGATGAAGTAGCATTCTTGGTTTGTGAAAAATTATTAACTCCTTCCGTACTTTCTTTCCTACAATTGTCAGATGAATACGAAATCGCTGAAATTAAACCTCCCAAAGGAACTTTAGGAAGAACTATTGACGATATTGATTTCCGAAATAAGTATCAGCTTACTTTAGTTACCATGCGTCGTGAATACGACATTAAAAAGAAAGGTCAGTATGAAGTTGAACAACACGTAATTGGTGTGCCTAAAGGAGATACTATTATTGAATCCCGAGATACGCTAGTCCTTTTTGGAACTACCAAGCACGTGAAACGCTTTATTGAGGTCAACGAAGCATGA
- a CDS encoding SDR family NAD(P)-dependent oxidoreductase, whose product MIYVITGTSSGIGKAIAEFYLEKGSFVIGISRRSTIQHPHYFHISCDFSKLEELQALTLPKELIQANAPICLINNAGVIGQIGRVENQSLQNYTEVALVNTVAVQYLCTYVIQHFGYKQINTIISISSGAGQYPISSWAAYCASKASINLFMETLHKEIQELGENTHVFSISPGIVDTEMQEKIRSSNTSDFSRHSEFVELKESQKLRSPKEVASLLDEFLTTIPHEGVIFRL is encoded by the coding sequence ATGATTTACGTTATCACAGGAACCTCATCTGGAATCGGAAAAGCAATTGCCGAATTTTATTTAGAAAAAGGCTCCTTTGTTATTGGTATCTCAAGAAGAAGTACCATCCAACATCCTCACTATTTTCATATTTCATGTGATTTCTCGAAGTTAGAGGAATTACAAGCGCTCACCTTACCCAAAGAACTGATTCAGGCAAACGCTCCTATTTGTCTTATTAATAACGCAGGAGTAATTGGACAAATTGGACGAGTAGAAAATCAATCTCTTCAAAATTATACAGAAGTGGCATTGGTTAATACGGTAGCAGTGCAATATCTATGCACCTATGTTATACAACATTTTGGATATAAACAAATAAATACTATCATTAGCATTTCTTCTGGGGCGGGTCAATATCCAATTTCTTCATGGGCTGCCTATTGCGCTTCCAAGGCTTCCATCAATTTATTTATGGAAACACTACATAAAGAGATACAAGAATTGGGTGAAAATACACATGTTTTCAGTATTTCTCCAGGTATAGTAGATACTGAAATGCAAGAAAAAATTCGTTCCAGCAATACCTCAGATTTTTCTAGACATTCTGAATTTGTAGAATTAAAAGAAAGTCAAAAACTACGCTCTCCAAAAGAAGTAGCCAGCTTACTTGATGAATTTCTTACAACAATTCCTCACGAAGGGGTAATATTCCGATTATAA
- a CDS encoding CAP domain-containing protein, whose protein sequence is MPTFVLSILISYLLMIQVNAQSQKDQSWSAKKKAEFYSAYQYDSKSQNEQKVIDLMFKQVQLDYKSLTLAQKDMKYLPKLEEICSLKVFVPITGQLTREQEAIIHQEMVRLINEFRKENGNKPLLNIDSDLDMAAKLQSDYCASMNRLSHIQNNDREYGSVTKRISMIKNGHYKKAYTCGENATYTFIDMKKIDEAYLKKIAFDLFTSWVESKGHRENMLNRDFKYFGFALTIRADVGYIYAIQVFNATR, encoded by the coding sequence ATGCCAACCTTCGTATTATCCATATTGATTTCTTATTTACTTATGATACAAGTAAATGCACAATCACAAAAAGACCAATCTTGGTCTGCAAAAAAGAAAGCTGAATTCTATAGTGCTTACCAATACGATTCAAAATCTCAGAATGAGCAAAAAGTAATTGACCTCATGTTTAAACAAGTACAATTGGATTATAAATCACTTACGTTGGCTCAAAAGGATATGAAATATTTACCCAAATTGGAAGAAATTTGCTCTCTCAAAGTGTTCGTTCCTATAACAGGTCAATTAACCCGTGAACAAGAAGCAATTATTCACCAAGAAATGGTTCGACTTATTAATGAATTTAGAAAGGAAAATGGGAATAAACCACTTTTGAACATAGATTCTGATTTAGATATGGCTGCTAAATTACAATCTGATTATTGCGCCAGTATGAACAGATTATCACATATTCAAAACAACGATAGAGAATATGGTTCTGTAACAAAACGTATCTCCATGATAAAAAATGGGCATTATAAAAAAGCTTATACATGTGGAGAGAATGCAACTTACACATTCATAGATATGAAAAAGATAGATGAAGCATATCTTAAAAAGATAGCTTTTGACCTTTTTACCTCTTGGGTAGAATCAAAAGGGCATCGTGAGAACATGCTAAATCGTGATTTCAAATATTTTGGATTTGCCCTAACGATTCGTGCTGATGTAGGATATATTTATGCTATTCAGGTGTTTAATGCAACGCGTTAA